A region of Astyanax mexicanus isolate ESR-SI-001 chromosome 23, AstMex3_surface, whole genome shotgun sequence DNA encodes the following proteins:
- the trappc2l gene encoding trafficking protein particle complex subunit 2-like protein: MRDPRHAHSNMAVCVAVIAKENYPLYIRSVPSQSELKFHYTVHTSLDVVEEKISTVGKAMAEQRELYLGLLYPTEDYKVYGYVTNSKVKFVIVVDSSNTSLRDNEIRSMFRKLHNSFTDVMCNPFYNPGDPIQSKAFDSMVSAMMVQSS, encoded by the exons ATGCGGGACCCACGTCATGCCCATTCCAATATGGCGGTCTGCGTGGCGGTGATAGCGAAGGAG AATTATCCTCTGTACATACGGAGCGTCCCCAGTCAGAGTGAGCTGAAGTTCCACTACACGGTGCACACGTCTCTAGATGTAGTAGAAGAGAAGATCTCAACGGTGGGGAAAGCCATGGCTGAGCAGAGAGAGCTCTACCTAGGCCTGCTTTACCCAACAGAGGACTACAAAGT ATATGGTTATGTGACCAACTCCAAAGTAAAGTTCGTCATTGTTGTAGACTCGTCAAACACATCACTAAGAGACAACGAGATACGGAGT ATGTTCAGAAAGTTGCATAACTCTTTCACAGATGTGATGTGTAATCCATTCTACAACCCTGGTGATCCAATTCAGTCAAA ggCGTTTGACAGCATGGTGTCGGCTATGATGGTGCAGTCCAGCTAA